The DNA sequence ACTCAATTACCAACCACCCATGCTCACAATGTGAACATTTTTAtgcaattacacaaaaccacccaaacccttggagaagaaggtgaagaacaAGACCAGCCTCCACcttaaaacctccatcttgctttatatTTATTACTGTATTCTGAAACCTTAAACTCTCCATTTTCCACCTGGTGATATTGcacacttctattcaaactccacagccacaatcccagttctgtcattccattttggaagccttctccacagttctcttgggggtcagtgcctgccagcacagaaattctCAGCACCCAGGGTTCCAACATCACTCTGCAGTGGCTCACTTGGCATTTTGTAGTTTAATTTGGTATTCGTGTCTAACTATGAAACAACTGCCCAACAGAGGGCTGCTCACAAAAGCCACatgacccccccaaaaaaagcctCTGAAAGGAATATAAAATGCATGGTTTAGTTCCAGAATAAATTTTAGTTTTATCTGGACTAGAAGGCTATATTTTCTTTATGTGTTTTTAAATTACTTAAATCCAGTATGTCAGGCTTATGGAGAAAAGTTTGCAACTGCAAATCTGATTGATTTTAATGCTTTCTCTAGGGTGATCTTCACAGAAACTCCTAAAGGCTTCAAAGATTTATTTTGAGCAAAATAAACAGGCTGAGTTGTTCTGATAAAGCAAGATGGATCCCTGTACAGTTGGAGTTCAGCTCCAGGCTACCAACGAGTGCCACAAGATCTATTACACCCGTCACACTGGcctcaaaaccaaacaagaTATCTCTTCTTCTGACCTCCTGCTGCTTCAGCTGAGGACTGGCATAACCCTGTCAGAGAACAACACAATCTGCTTCCACCACGCCAAAATTTACATTGAGAGGTTTGAAGACTTACAAAAATCCTGTTGTGATCCCTTTAACATCCACAGAAAGCTGTCAAAGAAAAACTTGCGAGCCATTGACTTGGACGATGCAGCTTTCCTGAGTGCCAAGTTTGGAAGGCAGTTTGTTCCTGGCTGGAAGCTTTGTCCCAAGTGTATGCAGATCATCAATGGAAGTGTGGATGTGGAACCTGAGGAGCGACAGAGGAGAAGGCTGGACCCAGATGTATGTATATGGATCAGTTTTCCAATTCCCTCTGAACTCTGCAAGCTATTCCACTTCATCTAACTACCacataaatttcatttttctcacCTAGAAATAAGAAAGGATGTAGTCTTTTAGATGTACAGGTTTACTGTATTTAAACCTTTGTTTGGAGAACCTTAAAATCTTCTTCTCTAATTAAATAATATGGCCTCTGAGTTTTGAAAAATTGTGCCTACTTATAAATTCATGTGAACACCAGACTGCTGCTGGTATTTTAAGCTGTTATTCAAGCCTTGCAAACAACAAACTCCTGTGCTTGAAACTGAGCACTGCAGAAGTTGCTTCTAAAGATGTCTCTtcagttaaaaaggaaaagaaggcaTTTTCTGTTGCAGCTCGTTATGAAATGAGCCTGCAGGGCGGTGCATTAAGTGTGCTGCTGTTGTGGTGTCTGGGCTGTGAAGGTCAGGGACACTGGTGAGTGGCTGTGGGAGGACACTTCTCCAGGTGCTGAGCTTGGAATGTGCCTGgtgccctgctggctgcagcgTTCAGGCTGTGCACAGGGGGTCTGCACCCTGAGCAAAGAGGGGTTGCATCCTAGGAGCTGCTCCCCTGCTGTGTTTTGCAATCGTGTGTCACCGTGATTATGAGGATGATTTGAAAGCTTTGATTAAAACTGCCACTACAAAGCTTGTGTTGCTGGGGTCAGAGACAGGTATAGCTCTCCAGCATAAAGATTTGAAGTTGTCATAGAATTACAGGTCAAGAATTCATCTAGGTTATTACAATATCCTTGAGTAGATATTTTGTTAAGATTTGTATTTCTAATGAAGTGacattttctcttccttcagGGGCGTACTGCTAAGGCTTTAAAGTCTCTGCAGTTTGCTAACCCAGGACGGCAGACTGAGTTCACTCCCGAGACcagtaaaagggaaaaaagaaggcaaaCAAAAATCTCAGTGTTTAATTCAGACAGGTAACTTGTTAGCTCTGTTTACATTAACTTTCATTTGAAAATAGAATAGTCAGCCTGTAACATTAGCTATGTGGATGTTTGTGGGTATGGATTGGGTTCTTGGTTTTAGGGATGTTGAAGATCCCTCTCATTCCTGAGATAAATAAAAGAGAAGATAAAACATTAGCTTAAAGTCCATATTTCAGGCAAACACAAAAAGGTGTTTGTGAGGCACAACACTACACAGACCATAGATGTAGCTATTAGTACATGCATAAACTAAAATCCTGATAATAAGATAAATTTGAATACAGTAAGATCAAGTAGGCTAGTACACTGAAATATTGATCATCATCTTTCTGTAAACTCAGTAGTTACACTTGGTAAACAAAAATGTGCAAGTTAGgaccttaccttccttttgaaaaacaaagttaACATCCAGTTTGGAAATTACTGGATAACAAGCTACAACCTTCTAATGtgactgattaaaaaaaaagaaaaatagaaaaaaaatttctatttGTCAAAATATACAAGAAATAATCACATTAGTGTGTTGTATCACATTAAGTGTAACTGTACCAGACAGAAACAGACACTAAATATGCTGCTCACCAACTACACatccttccctctccctctgtTTCTCCTGTTTAGTTTGGGCTCAGGGTGGGGATACAATTTTTTGGAGATACAATTAGGACTGACATTACCAAACACAGTAAGGTATCTTTGAAATTAACAGTGTTAAAGTGAGCACCTGAAGACAAGAAACTTCCCACCTGTCCTGGTTTTGCATGGGAAGCATTCACAGAAGTGATGCAAAGCTTTTAGCCAGGAGAAGGCTGTACACACCTCTGTGAAAAAACACATgtaaaagacaaaagaaaaacttCTTTCTGGGAAGTTCCTTTTAGAAAATCTCAGCAGCTTGGCATCAAAGCAATAAGAGGATTTTAACATAGAAAAAAAtagctgtttgttttttcttgcacAGGCAAGTAATTCCAGCCAAGAGCAAGGTGTATGacagccaggggctgctgctgtacAGCGGGATGGACCTGTGTGACTGCCTGGACGAGGATTGCCTGGGCTGCTTCTACGCCTGCCCCAAGTGCGGCTCCAACAAGTGCGGCACCGAGTGCCGCTGCGACCGCAAGTGGCTCTACGAGCAGATCGAGATCGAGGGCGGGGAGATCATCAGGAACAAGCACGTGGGCTAGGGGCCACCGTGGCCTTTGTTCCATCCTGAGTGCATGGGCCATGCTTTGGGTAAACACAGCACACGCAGGGTTTGGTTTGCTGTAAGCTATTGGGACTTGTCAGCCCCCACGGGGTGAATGCGCTCACTTTCACTGTTGTTTTCAGTGTGGGTATGTCCATAACCACACTGCTGTCTTTGCACTGATAAAGCAGAATGGATCCTTGTACAGTTGGAGTTCAGCTCCAGGCTACCAATGAGTGCCACAAGATCTATTAAGATCTGTTAAGAATCAGGATTCTTACTCATGCAGGTAGGATCTCACTGAACAGCTGTACTAAACTACAAGGTGCTGAATTCTAACGTGATCTCTCCTGAGCCACTCTTCTTTCACACAATTCTTTCATACATTGCTTTGTAGAATGTACTATCTCTGCAGATCCCTCATTTCTCCTGCTCAAATTCAGGATCTCATGGGTTTTAATCTGGTTTATGTGAAAGTTCTCAATGAATTTACATGCAGTATTAATAGAGCTCTCTTACTTGTATTAATAGTGAATACTGTATTTTCTCTAGAGTACTGAAGCTACATCTGGTAAATCCAATCCTGTTCACTTAAAAAGGAGTCAAAAGCATTGAGGTGTTCAGGTCTCATCCCAGTTACAGGCTTTTGAGGTCAAGTTATCCTTATGAATTCAGAAGGATATGAATTCttattaaaatattgaaattaaCCTGTCAAGGCACTGTGTTAAAGTATTATTTATTACTTTGTTGGTTTCTGTagaacaaaattaaaacaattttccTCTGTTAACAGTCTGTAATTGGACTGAACCAGTACTTCAACACCCTCTCCctggttttttgtctttttactGATTTTTAAGGTTTATGTGCAGCTGAAGTAAACTTGAGTGTCTGTTTCCAGACCAAGATTATCTAGGCCATTACCTTCCATTCATCTGAGTTTTTTTGGTATCTTTAGTTGATACATTATCTGTCCTCATAATATTAAACTTTTACACTATAAGAAGGCTTATTGAAAAGATTTTGTAAATTAAGTCTTAgtaacatttttattctttgtatttttgttgtgttttgtatAAATTTCCTGTCCTTTGGTGATTTGGTTTGCTGGGTCACATTTTCTCAATTATACTGTTAAGTTCTTGCAGACTTACTTGGTAAAGTTGATAAAGTTGCAGTGTGCTCAGCAGATCTTGTTCTCTTCTGTTCTGAACGTGGCCTTGCCAAAATCCAAAGTTATGCTTTGAGTTATGCTGACATCTGCTGGTCCTGCTGGAGTATAAGCACTGAGATGCTGCATTTTTATTAAATCTGTTCTAAAAATAAATCACTCTTTTTTTGGTCAGAGCATTGGCATCTGTTGCAGTGGATGTCTCTCACTGTTTCATCTCTTAAGCAATCTTTTGAACCAAGTGAAAATATAAACAGGTAACTTTCAGGAGAGTGAGAGGTGAAAAGCTGGTTGAGTCATGTCATTTCCatgtgtttattatttttttttaattagaccAGAGTTGGCAGTACCCACTGTTA is a window from the Zonotrichia albicollis isolate bZonAlb1 chromosome 6, bZonAlb1.hap1, whole genome shotgun sequence genome containing:
- the ARL14EP gene encoding ARL14 effector protein codes for the protein MDPCTVGVQLQATNECHKIYYTRHTGLKTKQDISSSDLLLLQLRTGITLSENNTICFHHAKIYIERFEDLQKSCCDPFNIHRKLSKKNLRAIDLDDAAFLSAKFGRQFVPGWKLCPKCMQIINGSVDVEPEERQRRRLDPDGRTAKALKSLQFANPGRQTEFTPETSKREKRRQTKISVFNSDRQVIPAKSKVYDSQGLLLYSGMDLCDCLDEDCLGCFYACPKCGSNKCGTECRCDRKWLYEQIEIEGGEIIRNKHVG